The following proteins are encoded in a genomic region of Candidatus Methylospira mobilis:
- the pepP gene encoding Xaa-Pro aminopeptidase: MIPSEEFKQRRKKVMREMKKRSMALIVGHSASVRNGDVEYPFRQDSDFLYLTGFDEPDAAAVFLPGREEGEFVLFCREFDETRALWTGYFAGLDEAVNQFGADQAYSIEIFADKLPELISGYERIYYPIGGDAELDRQVVDAVSNLKGKVRSGVRPPRQLHDLAPLIHEMRLYKSEAELEAMQEAIRVSVRAHRRAMSYCQPGQYEYEVEAEIAHEFMRHGLRSAAYPSIVAGGNNACVLHYTRNDAPLKDGDLLLIDAGVECHGYASDITRTFPVNGKFSEEQKLLYECVLKAQLAAIDAIRPDRRWSEPHDAAVEVLTRGLVQLGLLKGRVSRLVRDEVYKTFYMHKTGHWLGMDVHDVGAYKTGQEQEWRKFEPGMVLTVEPGLYISEQCEQVDSRWRGIGIRIEDNIVVTEDGCRVLTAGAPKTVDEIESLMRGDHD; encoded by the coding sequence ATGATTCCTTCTGAGGAGTTCAAGCAGCGCCGTAAAAAAGTTATGCGGGAAATGAAAAAGCGCAGCATGGCGTTGATAGTCGGCCACTCGGCGTCGGTCAGAAATGGCGATGTTGAGTATCCTTTTCGTCAGGATAGCGACTTTCTGTATCTGACCGGCTTTGACGAGCCGGATGCCGCGGCCGTTTTTTTGCCGGGTAGGGAAGAAGGCGAGTTTGTGCTTTTTTGCCGAGAATTCGATGAAACGCGGGCGCTTTGGACCGGTTATTTCGCCGGTTTGGATGAAGCTGTCAATCAGTTCGGCGCAGATCAGGCGTACTCGATCGAAATATTTGCCGACAAACTTCCCGAGCTGATATCAGGCTATGAACGCATTTATTATCCGATTGGCGGAGATGCCGAGCTGGATCGGCAGGTTGTCGATGCGGTGAGCAACCTAAAGGGCAAAGTGCGTTCCGGGGTGCGTCCGCCCCGGCAGTTGCACGATTTGGCGCCGTTGATACACGAAATGCGTCTTTATAAAAGCGAGGCGGAGCTTGAGGCGATGCAGGAGGCCATACGCGTCTCCGTGCGCGCGCACCGCCGAGCAATGAGCTATTGCCAGCCGGGGCAATATGAATACGAGGTTGAGGCCGAGATAGCGCACGAATTCATGCGTCACGGTTTGCGCTCCGCCGCTTATCCCAGTATCGTTGCCGGCGGGAATAATGCCTGCGTTCTGCATTATACCCGTAACGACGCTCCATTAAAGGACGGCGATTTGCTGTTGATCGATGCGGGAGTCGAGTGCCATGGCTACGCATCCGATATTACCCGTACTTTCCCTGTCAACGGAAAGTTTAGCGAAGAGCAGAAACTCCTGTACGAATGTGTTTTGAAGGCGCAGCTTGCCGCAATTGATGCGATACGCCCCGACCGGCGCTGGAGCGAACCGCATGACGCGGCGGTGGAAGTCCTTACGCGTGGGCTGGTGCAGTTGGGCCTGTTAAAAGGGCGGGTCAGCCGTTTGGTTCGTGATGAAGTGTACAAGACCTTTTATATGCATAAAACCGGACACTGGCTGGGCATGGATGTACATGATGTCGGCGCATACAAAACGGGACAGGAGCAGGAATGGCGCAAATTCGAGCCGGGCATGGTGCTGACGGTAGAGCCTGGTCTATATATTTCAGAACAGTGCGAACAGGTAGACAGTCGTTGGCGCGGAATTGGGATACGTATAGAAGACAACATAGTGGTTACTGAGGATGGCTGCCGCGTATTGACTGCCGGCGCTCCGAAGACCGTGGATGAAATCGAGTCCCTGATGCGAGGCGATCATGACTGA
- the ubiH gene encoding 2-octaprenyl-6-methoxyphenyl hydroxylase: MTDEYDLIIVGGGLVGSSLAIALDGLPLRVALIEAVGDQARIASSAGDRALAVSWGSAQILDQLRIWRGAGSSAVPIKHIHVSDRGFFGKTRLSAQHEGVEALGYVISARDLEKETCRVLAQTSVDKICPADVISVTTGHENVHVSIKEGGVSKVMSARLLVGADGSDSVVRRCLEIAQHRKDYGQVAVVCEVETSRPNCSTAYERFTATGPLAMLPTGKRKSAVVWTLTPDDAEEKMVLPEAAFREALQNAFGYWLGQLKLVSRRVSFPLQRIRAVKMAAEHVVLIGNASHQVHPIGGQGLNLGLRDVAVLAEMLLHQTGFALDIGEKTFLDKFAKSRKADLDEVMGFTDTMVRIFSNTHAPLSLSRSLGLTALDLWGGARSVLARRAMGLKTRLPRFV; encoded by the coding sequence ATGACTGACGAATACGATTTAATCATTGTGGGCGGGGGCTTGGTGGGCTCCAGTCTGGCCATCGCATTGGATGGGTTGCCGCTGCGCGTGGCGTTAATTGAGGCGGTTGGCGATCAGGCGCGTATTGCGTCATCGGCAGGCGATCGGGCGCTGGCTGTTTCCTGGGGTTCGGCGCAAATTCTCGATCAACTGCGGATTTGGCGCGGCGCCGGTTCGTCGGCGGTTCCCATCAAACACATACATGTTTCAGACCGAGGCTTTTTCGGCAAAACGCGCTTGAGTGCTCAGCACGAAGGAGTGGAAGCGCTGGGTTACGTCATTAGCGCGCGCGACCTGGAAAAGGAAACCTGTCGTGTGCTGGCGCAGACCTCCGTGGATAAAATCTGCCCGGCCGACGTGATCAGCGTGACTACCGGCCATGAAAACGTGCACGTCAGTATCAAGGAAGGCGGGGTCAGCAAGGTCATGTCGGCGCGCCTGCTGGTGGGTGCCGACGGTAGCGATTCTGTGGTGCGCCGCTGTCTGGAAATCGCGCAGCATAGAAAAGATTACGGGCAGGTAGCGGTTGTCTGCGAAGTTGAGACCTCACGCCCCAACTGTTCTACCGCGTATGAACGGTTCACTGCGACGGGGCCGCTTGCCATGTTGCCTACAGGAAAACGTAAAAGCGCTGTGGTCTGGACGCTGACCCCCGACGATGCGGAAGAGAAGATGGTCTTGCCGGAAGCGGCGTTTCGTGAGGCGCTGCAAAACGCTTTCGGCTATTGGCTGGGGCAATTGAAATTAGTGAGCCGGCGCGTCAGCTTTCCTTTGCAGCGTATACGCGCGGTAAAAATGGCGGCTGAACATGTGGTGTTGATCGGCAATGCATCGCATCAGGTGCACCCTATTGGAGGGCAGGGTCTAAACCTGGGTTTGAGAGATGTAGCGGTCCTGGCGGAGATGCTCTTGCATCAGACCGGCTTTGCGTTGGACATAGGTGAAAAAACCTTCCTGGATAAATTCGCAAAAAGCAGGAAAGCCGACCTTGATGAAGTCATGGGCTTCACCGATACCATGGTGCGTATATTCTCCAACACGCATGCGCCGTTATCGCTGTCGCGTAGTCTCGGACTGACGGCATTGGATCTATGGGGGGGCGCGCGAAGCGTGCTGGCGCGCCGCGCTATGGGATTGAAGACCAGATTGCCCCGATTTGTATGA
- the ispH gene encoding 4-hydroxy-3-methylbut-2-enyl diphosphate reductase has protein sequence MDIILANPRGFCAGVDRAIEIVERTIEVFGAPIYVRHEVVHNRYVVDGLRARGAVFVEELSEVPEQSTVIFSAHGVSKDVQQQASERKLQVFDATCPLVTKVHIEVHHHAAEGREIIFIGHAGHPEVEGTMGQYTNPEGGIYLVESPEDVAKLKVIDENNLAYVTQTTLSIDDTGAVVNALRERFTNIIGPKKDDICYATQNRQDAVKKLAGECDVILVVGSPNSSNSNRLREIAEKLGKPAYLIDNASQLQQSWIEGTNRVGIAAGASAPEILVQRVIEQLRAWGGNIAHENEGIEEKVVFSLPKELRARA, from the coding sequence ATGGATATCATACTTGCAAATCCCAGAGGTTTTTGCGCCGGGGTCGATCGCGCCATCGAAATTGTCGAACGCACCATTGAGGTTTTCGGCGCGCCGATCTACGTGCGTCACGAGGTTGTGCATAATCGCTATGTGGTCGACGGACTGCGCGCGCGTGGCGCGGTTTTTGTGGAAGAGCTGTCGGAAGTGCCGGAGCAATCGACGGTCATTTTCAGTGCGCACGGCGTATCCAAAGATGTTCAGCAACAGGCGAGCGAGCGCAAGCTGCAGGTTTTCGATGCAACCTGCCCTCTGGTCACAAAAGTACATATAGAGGTACATCATCACGCGGCCGAAGGGCGCGAGATTATTTTTATCGGGCACGCCGGACACCCGGAAGTCGAAGGCACCATGGGGCAGTACACCAATCCCGAAGGCGGCATTTATCTGGTTGAATCGCCGGAAGACGTAGCAAAATTAAAAGTGATTGACGAGAACAACCTGGCCTATGTTACCCAAACCACCTTGTCGATTGACGATACCGGCGCAGTGGTAAATGCTCTGCGCGAGCGTTTTACAAACATTATCGGCCCCAAAAAAGACGATATCTGTTACGCCACGCAAAATCGCCAGGATGCGGTCAAGAAACTTGCCGGTGAGTGCGACGTGATTCTGGTGGTCGGTTCGCCCAACAGCTCCAACTCCAATCGTCTACGCGAAATTGCGGAAAAACTCGGAAAACCGGCTTACCTCATTGACAATGCCAGTCAATTGCAACAATCATGGATCGAAGGAACCAACCGGGTCGGTATAGCCGCCGGAGCATCCGCGCCGGAAATTCTGGTTCAGCGCGTTATTGAACAGTTACGCGCCTGGGGCGGCAATATCGCGCATGAAAACGAAGGTATCGAGGAAAAAGTAGTGTTCTCCCTGCCCAAGGAATTGCGCGCGCGCGCCTAG
- the xseA gene encoding exodeoxyribonuclease VII large subunit — protein MKTVLSVSELNSSARLILSSHFGTIWVSGEISNLTRASSGHLYFTLKDRDAQVRCAMFRGSAKGLCCDPRNGLQAVVRAQVSLYEPRGDYQLIIDYLEDAGAGDLRIAYEALKQKLMREGLFSAERKRSLPPLPHSIGIVTSPQGAAIHDILTVLKRRFPAIPVVLFPARVQGAEASAEVVNAIARANMSGLCDVLIVARGGGSLEDLWTFNEESVARAIHASMIPVITGVGHETDITIADLVADVRAPTPSAAAETVVPDAREWHERFVLCEMRLTARMKAILQAQARQNFFLQKRLQLAHPRSGMQRHAQRLDMLELRLSHAHAKIRRERTTRLEGAGRRLQQHQPGITIQARLSLLDELEKRRHTAVNNLLSRNKSGLNTALAALHAISPLATLGRGYSVSMRKSDGHILRAPDEIRTGALIETRLAGGVLVSRVETGRES, from the coding sequence ATGAAAACGGTACTTTCCGTTTCCGAACTCAACAGCAGCGCGCGGCTGATACTCAGTTCGCACTTCGGAACGATTTGGGTCAGCGGCGAAATATCCAACCTGACACGCGCGTCCTCAGGGCATTTGTACTTTACACTGAAGGACCGCGATGCGCAGGTGCGTTGCGCGATGTTTCGCGGTAGCGCCAAAGGACTTTGCTGCGATCCGCGCAACGGCCTGCAGGCAGTGGTACGCGCGCAAGTCAGCCTTTACGAACCGCGCGGCGACTATCAACTGATAATCGACTATCTGGAGGATGCCGGAGCAGGCGATTTACGCATCGCTTATGAAGCGCTCAAACAAAAACTGATGCGGGAAGGACTCTTTTCTGCCGAGCGCAAACGTTCCCTGCCACCTCTCCCGCACAGCATCGGCATCGTCACTTCTCCTCAAGGCGCAGCGATACACGACATTCTTACGGTATTGAAGCGGCGGTTTCCCGCCATACCGGTCGTTTTGTTTCCGGCGCGGGTGCAGGGCGCCGAAGCTTCCGCAGAGGTCGTCAATGCGATTGCCCGCGCCAACATGAGCGGATTGTGCGATGTGCTGATCGTGGCGCGCGGCGGCGGTTCGCTCGAAGACTTGTGGACGTTTAACGAAGAAAGCGTCGCACGAGCCATCCATGCATCAATGATTCCTGTTATCACCGGAGTCGGACACGAAACAGACATCACGATTGCCGATCTGGTTGCCGATGTCAGAGCGCCCACGCCTTCCGCCGCCGCCGAAACCGTCGTACCCGACGCCAGAGAGTGGCATGAGCGTTTTGTCCTGTGCGAAATGCGTTTAACTGCACGCATGAAGGCCATTCTGCAAGCACAGGCAAGGCAAAACTTTTTTTTGCAAAAAAGATTGCAACTGGCGCATCCGCGTAGCGGCATGCAACGCCATGCGCAACGACTCGATATGCTGGAATTACGACTGTCGCACGCTCACGCTAAAATTCGCCGGGAACGAACCACCAGACTGGAAGGCGCCGGACGGCGTTTACAACAGCATCAGCCAGGCATCACGATACAAGCCCGGCTAAGCTTGCTGGATGAATTGGAGAAGCGCCGGCATACAGCAGTAAATAACCTGCTCAGTCGAAATAAATCAGGCTTGAACACGGCGCTTGCCGCATTGCATGCCATCAGTCCTTTGGCAACGCTGGGGCGCGGCTACAGTGTGAGCATGCGTAAATCGGATGGCCACATTCTGCGCGCACCGGATGAAATAAGAACCGGCGCGCTGATCGAAACGCGGCTGGCAGGAGGCGTACTTGTGAGTAGGGTCGAAACCGGACGGGAATCGTAA
- the nadD gene encoding nicotinate-nucleotide adenylyltransferase produces the protein MIGIYGGTFDPVHHGHLRTAFEVFEALNLSELRFMPCGDIPAHRNRTVATAQQRLAMIELAIRENLGGYPIRTDAREVLRSGPSYMIDSLQSLRKESGGDRPLCLIVGQDAFSGFTSWQRWEQIFDYAHIIVMTRARAVLTMNEALAARVQSTSTDLPADLRSQAAGLVYFIPVIQIDISASRIRKLAGAGRGICFLTPKPVIDFIDQQRIYR, from the coding sequence ATGATTGGTATCTACGGCGGAACTTTTGACCCCGTGCATCACGGGCACTTGCGCACCGCGTTCGAGGTTTTTGAAGCGCTGAATTTGAGTGAATTGCGCTTCATGCCGTGCGGCGATATTCCCGCACATAGAAACCGCACCGTTGCCACAGCGCAACAAAGACTGGCTATGATCGAACTAGCAATACGGGAAAATCTTGGCGGGTATCCGATTCGCACCGACGCGCGCGAAGTGCTCCGCAGCGGACCATCCTATATGATAGACAGTCTGCAATCCTTGAGAAAAGAGTCGGGGGGCGACAGGCCGCTCTGCCTGATAGTGGGGCAGGATGCCTTTTCCGGGTTTACATCCTGGCAGCGTTGGGAGCAGATATTTGACTACGCCCACATTATCGTTATGACGCGAGCTCGCGCCGTTTTAACCATGAATGAAGCGCTTGCAGCCAGAGTACAGTCCACATCCACCGACTTGCCCGCCGACTTACGCAGTCAAGCGGCAGGCCTGGTATATTTTATTCCGGTGATACAGATCGATATCTCGGCAAGCCGCATACGCAAACTGGCGGGCGCCGGGCGCGGTATTTGTTTCCTGACGCCCAAGCCCGTGATTGATTTTATCGATCAGCAGCGGATTTATCGCTGA
- a CDS encoding cell division protein ZapA has product MDEANPPIKVSLLGKEYPISCPRDEEHDLLLAARYLDERMRAIRDNGRVIGTERVAVMAALNIAHELMQARNKSTPSHQDTIVNE; this is encoded by the coding sequence ATGGATGAAGCCAATCCGCCTATTAAAGTATCACTGCTCGGTAAGGAATACCCTATTTCATGTCCACGCGACGAAGAACACGACCTGTTGCTGGCTGCGCGCTATCTTGACGAAAGGATGAGGGCTATCCGCGACAATGGTCGCGTCATCGGCACGGAACGCGTTGCCGTCATGGCAGCGCTCAACATAGCGCATGAGCTGATGCAAGCTCGCAACAAGAGCACGCCCTCGCATCAGGACACCATAGTCAATGAATAA
- a CDS encoding UPF0149 family protein — protein MKSLPEYEDIEDAIALQEEVASAAELHGLFCGMQCAKPGLDAQTCLQLVFGSGKGAVSDDDLEQMIALCESVREGLSSLDFSFGLFLPDDDEALYERAQALGEWCQGFLYGLGAQAESTSWHGECQEILRHLVDIAQLDADAAGEENEAAFMELSEFVRMGVQLIYGETRAAAQPSRVH, from the coding sequence ATGAAATCACTACCGGAATATGAGGATATAGAGGACGCGATAGCGTTGCAGGAAGAGGTGGCAAGCGCCGCAGAACTGCATGGTTTGTTTTGCGGCATGCAATGCGCCAAACCCGGACTCGACGCGCAGACATGTTTACAGCTTGTGTTTGGAAGCGGGAAGGGTGCCGTGAGCGACGATGACCTGGAGCAAATGATCGCGCTTTGCGAGTCAGTGCGCGAAGGGCTAAGCAGTCTTGATTTTTCCTTTGGTTTGTTCCTGCCGGATGATGACGAGGCGTTGTACGAGCGCGCCCAGGCATTGGGCGAATGGTGTCAGGGATTTTTGTATGGCCTCGGCGCTCAGGCGGAATCCACGTCATGGCATGGGGAATGCCAGGAGATTTTGCGGCATCTTGTCGATATTGCGCAGTTGGACGCGGATGCCGCCGGAGAGGAAAACGAGGCCGCATTCATGGAGCTGAGCGAGTTTGTGCGTATGGGCGTGCAGCTGATTTACGGTGAAACACGTGCGGCAGCCCAGCCGTCGCGGGTACATTAA
- a CDS encoding carbon-nitrogen hydrolase family protein has translation MTTSFRLAAAQYDIGFPGNWSAYESKIQLWIQQAADAGAEFLVFPEYFSMELASLFPEPVYKSLSGQLQAMQSLADDFVGLFAQQASINGLHILAGTFPLRLESGNYANRSWLFYPDGSRDYQDKLQMTRFEKEHWLISAGEEIKVINTKFGKIGVSICYDSEFPLIANAQVQAGADLILVPSCTDTLAGYHRVKIGCQARALENQCYVVQSPTVGNAPWSEAVDVNVGAAAVYTPVDYGFPDNGILAQGELNQTQWIYADIDPVMLATVRNTGQVFNYRDWSSQFRFFNTDS, from the coding sequence ATGACTACGTCATTCCGCTTGGCGGCAGCCCAATACGATATCGGTTTTCCAGGCAACTGGTCCGCCTATGAAAGCAAAATTCAACTATGGATACAGCAGGCTGCCGATGCCGGAGCCGAGTTTCTGGTTTTCCCTGAGTACTTCAGCATGGAACTCGCTTCGCTGTTTCCGGAGCCGGTCTACAAATCGCTATCAGGACAGTTGCAAGCCATGCAAAGCCTGGCGGACGATTTCGTCGGCCTGTTTGCGCAACAAGCAAGCATAAACGGCCTGCATATATTGGCTGGAACGTTCCCGCTACGTCTGGAAAGCGGAAATTACGCCAATCGCTCCTGGCTGTTTTACCCTGATGGCAGCCGCGATTACCAGGACAAACTGCAGATGACGCGCTTTGAGAAAGAACACTGGCTGATCAGCGCCGGTGAAGAAATCAAAGTGATCAATACCAAATTCGGTAAAATTGGCGTCAGTATCTGCTATGATAGCGAATTCCCGTTGATTGCCAATGCGCAGGTACAAGCTGGCGCCGATTTGATTCTGGTACCCAGTTGTACCGATACGCTGGCCGGCTACCACCGGGTTAAAATCGGTTGTCAGGCGCGCGCGCTCGAAAACCAGTGCTATGTTGTGCAATCGCCTACTGTGGGGAACGCGCCATGGTCCGAGGCGGTTGACGTCAACGTAGGCGCTGCGGCAGTTTATACTCCGGTCGATTACGGCTTTCCCGATAATGGCATACTGGCGCAGGGCGAATTGAATCAAACACAATGGATTTATGCCGATATTGACCCTGTAATGCTGGCTACCGTCCGCAATACAGGACAGGTGTTCAATTACCGTGACTGGTCATCGCAATTCCGGTTTTTCAATACTGACAGTTAG
- a CDS encoding RNA-binding S4 domain-containing protein, which produces MSSMRLDKWLWAARFFKTRSLATAAINGGKVHVNRQRVKPGKEIDIGTQLTITREQGRWEVIVAGLNTQRRPASEAVLLYEESTESIAARALEDERRHQEKGSGSHGRPSKKDRRAIHQFKSDIAE; this is translated from the coding sequence ATGAGCAGCATGCGTCTTGATAAATGGCTGTGGGCGGCCCGTTTCTTCAAGACGCGCAGCCTGGCAACGGCAGCCATCAACGGCGGCAAGGTTCATGTCAATCGGCAGCGCGTCAAGCCCGGCAAAGAGATCGATATAGGCACGCAACTGACGATTACGCGTGAACAGGGGCGCTGGGAAGTGATAGTCGCAGGACTCAATACGCAACGCCGGCCCGCGAGCGAAGCGGTTTTACTTTACGAAGAATCCACAGAAAGCATTGCGGCGCGCGCTTTGGAGGATGAACGCCGCCATCAGGAAAAGGGAAGCGGCTCCCATGGGAGGCCAAGCAAAAAGGATCGCCGTGCGATACATCAATTCAAATCGGATATAGCCGAATGA
- a CDS encoding entericidin EcnAB, with protein sequence MKFFSFIAKGALLAGLLLSGCNMWAGLGKDVQQMGKKMENSGNKQ encoded by the coding sequence ATGAAGTTTTTTTCATTTATCGCCAAAGGCGCTTTGCTGGCCGGTTTATTACTGTCCGGCTGCAACATGTGGGCCGGGTTGGGCAAGGATGTACAGCAGATGGGGAAAAAAATGGAAAACTCCGGGAATAAGCAGTAA
- a CDS encoding ketosteroid isomerase-related protein: MRNKALALIERYYAAFNAGDMNSFLDLLTDDVIHDINQGGRETGKPAFRAFMDRMNRNYREQLVDMVIMANDAGDHAAAEFVVLGEYLVTDEGLPEANGQKYRLPAGAFFDIRDGKVARITNYYNLEDWVRQVA, translated from the coding sequence ATGAGAAATAAGGCACTAGCGCTTATCGAACGTTATTACGCCGCTTTTAATGCGGGCGATATGAATAGTTTTCTCGACCTGCTGACGGATGATGTAATCCACGATATCAACCAGGGCGGACGCGAAACCGGCAAACCGGCTTTCCGCGCTTTCATGGATCGCATGAATCGCAATTACCGCGAGCAATTGGTTGATATGGTCATTATGGCCAACGATGCCGGTGATCACGCAGCGGCGGAATTCGTGGTATTGGGTGAATATCTGGTGACTGACGAAGGGCTTCCTGAAGCAAATGGTCAAAAATACCGCCTGCCTGCCGGCGCTTTTTTCGACATTAGAGATGGCAAGGTCGCGCGTATAACCAATTATTACAACCTGGAAGATTGGGTCCGGCAGGTTGCCTGA
- a CDS encoding GNAT family N-acetyltransferase, which produces MTHIRIQSLAGTDLAPWIPDLARLRITVFRDFPYLYDGSFEYEENYLQTYLKSKDSIIILALDGQHVVGASTGLPLTDETGEFQQPFVEQGYEPGKVFYCAESVLLPSHRGKGIYKQFFSGREGHARALARFEYCSFCCVQRPEKHPLRPVDYVPLDAVWTRFGYRKQPSLVTHYSWKDVDEQQETEKPMVFWTKNIHAN; this is translated from the coding sequence ATGACCCACATCCGCATACAGTCTCTCGCCGGGACGGATCTGGCGCCGTGGATTCCAGATCTGGCGCGGCTGCGCATCACTGTTTTTCGCGATTTCCCTTATCTCTACGACGGCAGCTTCGAATACGAAGAAAACTATCTGCAAACCTACCTGAAATCGAAAGACAGCATCATAATTCTTGCTCTCGACGGACAGCACGTAGTTGGCGCATCGACCGGTTTGCCGTTAACGGATGAAACCGGCGAGTTTCAGCAGCCTTTCGTCGAGCAAGGCTACGAACCCGGAAAGGTGTTTTATTGTGCGGAATCAGTATTACTGCCCAGCCATCGGGGCAAGGGGATTTATAAGCAGTTTTTCAGCGGTCGCGAAGGGCATGCGCGTGCGCTGGCACGCTTTGAATACTGTAGCTTCTGTTGTGTGCAACGCCCTGAAAAGCATCCATTGCGTCCGGTTGATTATGTCCCGCTGGATGCCGTATGGACACGTTTCGGCTACCGGAAACAGCCAAGTCTGGTAACCCACTATTCATGGAAAGACGTGGACGAACAGCAGGAAACCGAAAAACCCATGGTTTTTTGGACCAAGAACATACACGCAAATTAG